A single Lolium perenne isolate Kyuss_39 chromosome 6, Kyuss_2.0, whole genome shotgun sequence DNA region contains:
- the LOC127306235 gene encoding uncharacterized protein — protein sequence MDNDDDAGMVIPSSPSAETSSSSSDIDTESTCSFFRDRSTTLGTLMGVSLADGEDPPQETVAEEEEGRMPLAPAPEEDGWRWRRRWRPRRGASWWRMCRDDVGGTTPLAHFLHMEKQLSRAGLLCGGGGEATAPLFENGRVLPSSSAATATAAAVGEERGKWKLRRSAQGQGSLTLARLPVLLTGICSGGA from the exons AtggacaacgacgacgacgccggcatggTGATCCCCTCCTCGCCCTCCGCCGAgacatcgtcttcttcctccgatATCGACACTGAG TCCACATGCTCGTTCTTCCGGGACCGGAGCACGACGCTGGGGACGCTAATGGGCGTGTCCTTGGCCGACGGGGAGGACCCGCCTCAGGAGAcagtggcggaggaggaggaggggaggatGCCACTCGCGCCGGCGCCCGAGGAGGATGGGTGGAGGTGGCGCCGGCGCTGGAGGCCGCGGCGTGGCGCCAGCTGGTGGCGGATGTGCAGGGACGACGTCGGCGGCACGACCCCGCTGGCCCACTTCCTGCACATGGAGAAGCAGCTCTCCAGGGCGGGACTGCTGTGCGGGGGCGGCGGGGAGGCGACGGCGCCGCTGTTCGAGAACGGGAGGGTGCTGCCGTCGTCGTCGGCGGCGACGGCCACGGCGGCGGCTGTCGGGGAGGAAAGAGGCAAGTGGAAGCTGCGGAGGTCCGCCCAGGGCCAGGGGTCGCTAACGCTGGCCAGGCTGCCGGTGTTGCTCACCGGCATctgcagtggcggagcttga